CACCTACCGCGACAGCAGGCGCTTCAGCGGCGAATCGATCCGGCTCGACCTGCCCGCCCTGGCCGGCGCGCTGCACCCGAACTGGGTGATCCTCGTCCGCGCCCACCAGTACGACCGCTTCACCGTGCCCGACCCGCTCGGCTACCTCGTCCGGGACGCCTCGGCGTTCCCCGAGGTCAACGACCTGATGCTGGCCTCGGACGTCCTGGTGACGGACTACTCCTCGATCATGTTCGACTACGCCTGCCTCGGCAGGCCGATCCTCTACTACGTCGACGACTACGACCACTACGCCTCCGCCCAGCGAGGGGTCTGCTTCGACCTGGCCGAGGTCGCCCCCGGGCCGCTGCTGCGCGACCCCGGCGAACTGGCCGCGGCGCTGGACCATCTCGCCGAGATCACCGAGAGCTACGGGCGCCGCTACGCGGAGTTCCGCGACCGCTGGTGCGGTCTCGACGACGGGCAGGCGAGCGGCAGGGTCGTGGACGCGTTCTTCCCGGAGGTCATGAGATGAGATCGCGCGACGTCCTCTTCCTCAGCACCGACGGCGACTCGATGGGCGGGTCCCAGCGGGTCATCCACACCCTGGCCCAGGGCCTCGGCTCGCGCGGGCACCGGGTGACCCTGATCAGCATCAACCCCTCCCGGCAGCCGCAGACCTACATCGCCGACCCCGTCTACCGGCACACCACGCTGTACGACACGCCCGCCCCCGAACCCACCGCCCGTTCACTCCCGTGGCGCAGGGCCAGGCAGAGAAGGACCCCGGAGGAGGTCACCGCCGCCAGGCGGAAACTGCTGCGGCTGACGGACCGGATCGACGACGGCTACATGGTCATCGCCTCGCCCTGGGCCGCCCACTGGATCGCCGACCTGCCCATGCCGCACATCGCCAAGGTCGGCCAGTACCACCAGTCGTACGCCGAGGCGGTGGACTCCCCGAACCTCAGGCTGATCAAGAAGCACTACGCGCACCTCGACAAGGCGCTGTTCCTCTGCGACGACTACGCCGCTTCCTTCACCGCGCATCGGCTCGCCAACTGCGGGACCATGCTGAACCCGGTCAGCGTCTTCCCCGAGGAGGCGGCCCCGCTGCGCAACCCGCGGATCGTCTCGGCGGGACGACTGGTCAGGGTGAAGCGGATCGACCTGCTGATCGACGCCTTCGCCGCCGCGGCCCCGGCCGTCGCCGAGCCGTGGGAGCTGCACATCATCGGCGACGGGCCGCTCCGGGCGGTTCTGGAGGCGCAGGCCGCGAAGACCGGGCTCGGCGACCGGATCGTCTTCCGCGGGCAGGTCGGGAACGTCGAGGCCGAGTACCTGGACGCCTCCATCGTCACCCTGAGCAGCGACTTCGAGGGGTGGGGGCTGGTCCTCGCCGAGGGCGCGGCCTGCGGGCTGCCCGCCGTGGCCTGCGACGCCTCGGCGGGGGTGCGGACCCTGGTCGAGGACGGGGACAACGGCATGCTGGCCGAGCCGGGCAACACCGGGAGCTTCGCCGCCGCCCTGGAGCGCCTCATGTCCGACGCCGAGCTGCGCCGGAGGATGGGGGCCAGGGGCAGGGAACGGATGAGGAAGTACCGACTGCCCCGCGTCCTGGAACAGTGGGAGGCGCTGTTCGACGAGCTCGACCGCTGACGGACCGGCGAGAACGACGGGCCTGATCTTCTCGACGTGACCGCGACCGACACCAGCACGAGCCACGAGGGCGACGGGGGGCGACGGGGGCTTCGTCAACGTCGCTTCGGCGGTCTGCGGTAGGTGGCGACCTTGTCGCCCGGCCCGGGGTACGCCATGATCAGCAGCCGCTGGGTGCCGTACTCCTCACCCTTCCAGGGGAACCAGGCGAAGTGCACGCGGATGCGGTAATGCCCCTCGCGGCCGTCGAGCGACAGGTCCGGCAGTTCGGTGCCGCTCAGGCCGTCCATGAAAATCATCTCGCCGCTCTGGTTGGCGTAGCCGACCTCGACGACGTCGTCCCAGCCCTTGGTCTCCACCGGTGGACGGCGCGTATAGGTCTCCAGCGTGACGCAGACGTGGTAGTCGGAACTCGTGCTCACCCTCACGTAGCCGGGCCCGGCGCTGACCGGGCCGGAGCTCGTGCCCTTGTGCTCGCCCTCGCCGGTGAACTCGTCGTACAGCTCCAGTCCCGCCTCGGGCCACTCCGGCTCCTTGAGGCGGATCGCCCTGGCGGGCGTGATGAGAGGGCGATGACGCGGGGTGGCGTCACATTTGCGCCGCTCCTCGGCCATGGACTCCTCAAACTCGCGGTTGTCGGCGGCCACCACCGCCGCGACCTCCGCCTTCGCGGCCGGGCAGATCTCGGCGAGCACCCCGCTCAAATCGCGGACGTCCACCCCGTCCACCTCCCGCAGGCGGGCCAGCTCGCGCGGATCGTCGCGGGTGTAGGCGGCGCACAGCTGACGGCCGCGGTCGAGCAGCGCCTGGTCGGGCGCGGTGGCGGCGAACGCGAGCGTCTGCTGCCCGCGTACGGAGCAGATGAAGGCGCGCGGGCCGGTCGGTGGCGTGGGTTCCACGGGCTCGCCGTCCGTCTCCCAAGGCTCGGGAGGTGAGCAGTCCTCGGCCGTGGTGAACGGACCGCGCGCGTGGTCGGCCGCCGGCAGGAAGCACAGGGCCACGGAGGCGGTCAGCGTCGCCGCGAGCACGTAGTGGCGCGGGCGGGCGGCGGGCGGGGTGCGGTACAGGAGGAACAGGACGAGGGCGGAGGTGACGAGCGCGGCGCTGTACCACAGCGGGGTGAGCCCGAAGAGGATCTCGCCCTTCTCGTCCGGGGCGAACAGCCCGGCCGGGTACAGGGCCAGCCGCTGCTCGGCCATCTCGGGGATGGATCGCCAGTCCGTCTCGGACGTCGCAGTGAGGGCGGTGATCACGCCCGCCGCCGCGGCGAGGGTCAGGGCCAGCATCGTGACACGCAGCAGCCGCCTGCTTCTACGGATGACCGCGACCAGGATCAGTACGGCCGGGGCGCCGACCCCGACGAGCAGGTCCAGGGCGACCCAGAGCACTGTCGCCGGGTAGCTCACGTGCCCGTGGAAGAGGTCGTCGACCGCGCCCCGGGGGCCGATCCACGCGGGCATGCCGTCCGCGAGGTTGACGGCCGCGGGGATCAGCGGGAGCACCACGGCCACGGCGGCGAGGGGCCACGCCCGCGCCCGCGCGGGCGCGAGCGAGACCGGAGGCGCCGGAGACGGTACGGATGCCGGGACGCCCAGCTCATGGGCGGAGCGGGCCTGCCACACCATCCCGAAGACGCTCAGGATGCCCATGACCATGAGGAACACCATGTCGTAGTCGACGCCCCAACCGCCGAACGAGATGATCGAACCACCTCCCGACGACAGCAGTGACAGCGCCGCCGAGGCCCAGCCCATCCGCACGGTGCCCCGGCTCCAGCGCGCGTCCCTGGCCTGTCCGGCCAGGACCGGCACCAGCCACAGCAGGTAGACGGCGTTGCCGAGCTGGTACGGAGAGACGAACTGCAGGATGGAGTACTGGCCGAGGCCGTAGGCGACGGTGGAGGCCATGCTCATCGCGGCGTTCGCCAGCCCGGCCACGAGCCCGAGCAGTCGTAGCCATCGGGGCAGGGTCCCGGCGAGGACCACGAAGAACAGCACGACGACGGCGACCTGGACCAGCCCCAGGAGCAGGCCGAACCACCACTGGTAGGGGATCGGAAGCCGGTACAGCAGCGGGCAGGCGACGCTGAGGTACAGGGCTACCCGCAGCAGCCGGACCGGCCTCTCGTTGACCGCCGCCGCGCCGGCCGGTCGCCCGCGCAGCATCTGCCAGTAGGCCCACCCCTGCAGGACCCCGCCCGCGACCAGGAGGAGCTCCACCCACCAGGTGTAGGGCACGAAGTCCGAATCCCACCCCCCGGTGACGATCGTGCGCAGCAGGGTGGGGTCACCGGTGGCCAGCGCGCGGACGCCGGACACGATGACCACGGCCACATAAACGGCGGCGAACAGCGTGGCGATTCTGCCGAAACGGTAACGGCGCACGGGCACACCCTCGGGCACTGGCGGGCAGGATCCGAACAAAGGCGCCCAACCCTAGCGAGCCACCCTGAAACGATCAAGTGACCGAGGCCCGTTCCCTGCCGAGCGGCTCCGGGACCCCGCTCATCGACGGGGCGGCAGGGCTCCCGCCTCCCGCAGGAGCAGCGGAACGAACAGGACACCGACGAAGATCGGCGACACCATGAACCGGAAGTCCGGCGCGGTGTTGGTGAGGATCACCCCGATCTGCTGCCCCGCGACCACGGCCGCCCCCGCGAGCGCCGCCCGGCTCCCCGTCCGCCACCACACGAGCGCGGCCGTGGCGTAGGTGAGGTAACACCAGAAGGGCGCCCGCCAGAGCAGCCATTCGAGCTGCCTGACCGTGCTCGCGTCCAGCGCGAACAGCCCGGCGGCCAGCAGCCCGGCGAAGATCGGCCGCTGCCGCATCGCCGAGGCCGCCGGGGTGCCCTCCCAGCCGTCGGGGAGCCGGGGATCCCCCAGGGAGAAGCGGTAGAGCTCACCGCCGGGTTCGCCCGAGGTCGAACCGACCTGCCAGGCGAGCGCGGCGCGGCAGATCCGGGTGCTCAGGATCATGCCGGGCGCGCGGGCCAGCAGCCCCCGCCAGAGCTCCAGGACGTCGGAGATCCGCTGCTCGGCCCGCGCGTGGCCGAACCCGGGATCGAAGAAGACGCGCGCCATGGTCTGGCAGGTCGCCCCCCGCCGCCAGGCGTCGAGCGGGGCGATCCCCGCCAGGAGCGCCCGCTGCTCGCGGTCGAAGAGCCGGGGCCTCTCCCCGTACGCCACGGCGAGATCGCCGAACACCGTCTGGTAGGCGAACGAGCGGGACGGCGACGCGATGCCCATCGCCGGGTAGCCGGCGCCCAGCAGGAGCAGGGGCGCCGCCACCGCTCCGGCCGCCAGCGCCGCGACCCATCGACGGGCCCCCGGGTGGCCGGACAGGAGGACGACCAGCAGTGCGGCGGCGATCGACGCCACGAGGAAGCCGTTGTTGCGGAAGAGCCCCAGCCCGAGCAGTTCGGCCCCGAGGGCGGCGAAGCGCGGGTCCCACCCCCACCCGCCACCTCGCGGATCCCAGCCCCACCCGCCACCCCCACGCCCGGCAGCACGCCCGGCCCCGCCACGCTTTCGGGACGCGTCCCGCACAACGGACCCGGTCACGCCTTCCACTCGATCCCCGTCCCACGCGGCCGACCCGGCCACGCCACGCCCCCGGGAGCGGGCACCGGACCTCGCACCGGGCCGGGTCGCGAGCCGCACGGCGGTGCCCGCGGCCAGTACCGCGCACACGGTGAACGGCACGTCCTTCCACATCGACACCGTGAAGGCGCCAAGTGGTGGCGACAGCGCCGCGAGCCCCACCGCCACGAGCAGCGGGCGTCCGCGTACCCCCAGCCGCCGGATCGCGCCCGCGAGGTGGGTCAGCGCGGCGGCCATCGCCGCCGTCTGCAGGAAGGTGACCGGGGACAGGTCACCGGTCACCCTCAGGGAGAGCCCGAGCAGGGCGTCGTAGGCGACCGACTGCCCGGCCACCCACGGGCCCGTCGTGACGTGCGCGACGTAGGTGACGGAGTCGGGACTCATCAGTCCGGGATGGAAGGCGAGCCACCAGCCGAGCAGCGCGAGCTGGGCGGTCGCGTAGCAGGCGAGCGTGAACCGCCGGTCGCGGGCCGCCGCCCTACGGATCACCCTCCGCCCCTTCTCAACCGGTTTCGGGCTCACCGTACTGATCGTCATGGTTTTCCCAGCGTGCTCCGACAGGGGGCCGATGCCATCATCCGACATGCCCGGGGCGCTCCCGGCCCGTTATACACACCCATGACCTGGGAAAACGTCAAGTTTGCGCTGGGCGAGGCACCGCGGCCCGGTCACGGGAGAGCCTGCCTTTCACAGGACATCGTGACGCTTCAGCCCCAGGAGGCATCAGACACCTCGATAGGATGCCCATTCGACCGACGTCGATTTGACCCGGAGCTCCCCTCATGAAGTCTCCTGTCCGAATGCTGCTGGCCACATCCTGTGCGCTGGCCATGATCACCATCCCGACCACCGCGTGGAGCGCGGACCAGCCCAAAACAACGGCCACGACGGCGGGCAAGGCCAAGCCCACCCCCAAGGCCACCCCCACCCCGAAGCCCGTACCCGTGGACTGCGCGAAGGTGAAGTGCATCGCGCTGACCTTCGACGACGGCCCCGGTAAGTACGCGGACAAGCTGCTCGACACCTTCAAGAAGTACAAGTCCAAGGCGACGTTCTTCCTTGAGGGCCAGTACGTGAAGTCCCGCCCCGCGTTCGCCAAGCGGATGGTCACCGAAGGCCATGAGATCGGTAACCACAGCTACAGCCACCCGCACCTGCGGGAGCTGTCGGAAGACAAGATCCGCGAGGAGCTGACCAAGACCCAGGACATCGTCAAGAAGTCCACCGGGAAGTACCCGACGACGATTCGCCCGCCCTACGGCGAGTTCGACGAGCGGGTCGCGGCGATCGCCACCCAGATGGGCATGCCGATCGTCCTGTGGAACGGCGGTTCACGGGACTGGGCGACCAAGAACGAGAAGGCCATCTACGACGAGGTGCTCAAGAACGCCAAGCGTGACGGGGTCATCCTCATGCACGACTGGGTG
This region of Streptosporangium sp. NBC_01495 genomic DNA includes:
- a CDS encoding glycosyltransferase → MRSRDVLFLSTDGDSMGGSQRVIHTLAQGLGSRGHRVTLISINPSRQPQTYIADPVYRHTTLYDTPAPEPTARSLPWRRARQRRTPEEVTAARRKLLRLTDRIDDGYMVIASPWAAHWIADLPMPHIAKVGQYHQSYAEAVDSPNLRLIKKHYAHLDKALFLCDDYAASFTAHRLANCGTMLNPVSVFPEEAAPLRNPRIVSAGRLVRVKRIDLLIDAFAAAAPAVAEPWELHIIGDGPLRAVLEAQAAKTGLGDRIVFRGQVGNVEAEYLDASIVTLSSDFEGWGLVLAEGAACGLPAVACDASAGVRTLVEDGDNGMLAEPGNTGSFAAALERLMSDAELRRRMGARGRERMRKYRLPRVLEQWEALFDELDR
- a CDS encoding polysaccharide deacetylase family protein translates to MKSPVRMLLATSCALAMITIPTTAWSADQPKTTATTAGKAKPTPKATPTPKPVPVDCAKVKCIALTFDDGPGKYADKLLDTFKKYKSKATFFLEGQYVKSRPAFAKRMVTEGHEIGNHSYSHPHLRELSEDKIREELTKTQDIVKKSTGKYPTTIRPPYGEFDERVAAIATQMGMPIVLWNGGSRDWATKNEKAIYDEVLKNAKRDGVILMHDWVEQTVTVMPKLLTALQKQGYHVVAVSSLRGAKDTKAGNVYPVGSEKDEDLSSESPTGDPDDFAQSPPDGL